The following are from one region of the Prevotella communis genome:
- a CDS encoding non-ribosomal peptide synthetase yields MVKTDSTTALFIKWIVDAFENCSQKTAIIDHAGERETTYEELYIMACRVVGYIDKRRLPAHSFIGICLPTSMEYIAAEIGIWLAGHAIIPMGDQFPESRIQQIMEHSESPLLIDEKVMSEMASTEPKEPSALPGEDDINALFYTSGSTGQPKGVLHSFRSFGIPLFPDKMFQDLDVSVMAVTAPMFFVACKLIYDFITRGKTVNVVPQNIRMDIRKLEDFLAEQRIEFVFIPPSVLPYFQNKSQALKVVFTASERVSGVGPKGYKLVNYCGQTETAGIGCTFMIDKPYDNTPIGIPVEPYIYSVQDEDGNEVPFGEEGELCYRGDLTPGYYKDPERTAQLYRGGWLHTGDIVRARPDGNLIYVNRKDWMVKINGQRVEPSEVETVFKKIPGIDNAIVKGFTSGNKRQYLCGYYISKTGVTEQEIIDYLTSKLPAYMVPVYFVKMESFPLNMNGKTDRKSLQSPAVEDDVIERAPYEAPQNDTEAKLCAAFERTLGHTQVGVNEDFFLMGGDSIRVMKLQTLCADLSIDARMIYTHRTPRRIAEAISKKGEFSFERLADYPLSQTQLGIFAACMARQGEVVYNNSTLFKLAPGLDLPRLAKALEAVVEAHPFVKTRLFINSNGNPRQHRNDDESYRQEIEYVSEEEFDYLKPQLMQPFDLLHDQLFRIRIIATPKNAYLFMDFHHVIFDGMSMGVVLSDLEKAYDGEHLEGESFSGFEVAQEEEALRQTKTYSDAKEWNTNVFGSLEITSLPVADSNGLATTFGKQEADLGLSVQELNEACQRFGVTPNVFTIAVFGYLLGHYTYSQESLFATIYHGRHELRLDRTVSMLVKTLPVYEKWDKQTTLRTLLQTIKEQLMGSMANDIYSFAELRAMNHYIGSQILFAYQGDIEFPNRIGGAPYCQIPLMDNATGEQLAFEISRNGNQLTLHAEYHSNIYSDAFVKRILQSYIHLIKTFAAVDNDEVTLMSLPLLSHEDMENLLTMGCGKEVKRDASETFIQLFKRQVSHTPDAIAVVDKLSSITYAELDRQSDCLAASLVKAGVANDAFVALMLPRRKEFVIAVLAVFKAGGAYLSMDSDYPQARIDFMLNDLNARFLITTSKLAEKHDLRSNDSQRHIILLDHFDFSSTVSPLDYSRAQSLAYIIYTSGTTGKPKGVMIEHHSLCAMLNWLIPMEELKAGDKCALHPSFSFDASIPDLFGPLTCGAQIHIISSAMRYDIVAFSRYLTDNQITGLTMSTQIGMELLESQDLSLRYLFLGGENLHVNRNTGVKVINGYGPTEFTVCSSYHVVDPDCTYENIPIGHPVPGSKSLIVGPEGRLVPWGAMGELCLVGPQLARGYWQREQQTRERFVDCPFLPGEKMYRTGDLVKWSQDGELIFHGRIDNQVKINGYRIELGEIESCINSLPGIQTSAVIVNKHNNLQYLMGFYVSDSSEMSPKVLRKSLTDSLPSYMVPSKLVQLERMPMTPNGKIDHRQLTELATSMTLSHGTTEPPSNQREKVLLDIVKTILGIEQVGITDDLTLLGLSSLNAIKLAVLAKEADFNLKVNDILRLKTIKKIAAHKTTVGDWAQGYDASKPVAVVVQGLTSYHLLQPLITRLCQRYSVFVIEPLQEHIRTLFAGKNKSEIVDGYIELIRHSLPADAKVSVFVGHSFGGEFSYRCAVKWHEETNQTPRVLLFDTYFDISKVVGRLHQMEEYINPIEDHSPMPFYSGSVDYFEATQMADKELKSDSDASWRRLLPHLCVHSVSTSHFRLLDTNNVSFCLSQI; encoded by the coding sequence ATGGTTAAAACAGACTCTACTACCGCATTATTTATAAAATGGATAGTGGATGCTTTTGAGAATTGTTCTCAGAAGACGGCTATCATTGACCATGCTGGCGAACGGGAAACAACCTACGAAGAGCTGTATATCATGGCTTGCAGGGTTGTGGGCTATATCGACAAGCGTCGGTTGCCCGCCCACTCTTTCATCGGCATCTGTCTGCCCACGAGTATGGAGTATATAGCTGCTGAGATTGGCATCTGGCTGGCAGGTCATGCTATCATTCCCATGGGCGACCAGTTTCCGGAGTCTCGTATTCAGCAGATTATGGAGCATAGCGAATCGCCCCTGTTGATTGATGAGAAGGTGATGAGCGAGATGGCATCCACAGAACCAAAAGAACCGTCGGCACTGCCTGGTGAGGACGACATCAACGCCCTCTTCTATACGTCAGGCAGTACGGGGCAGCCAAAGGGTGTGCTCCACTCGTTTCGCTCGTTTGGCATTCCGCTATTCCCTGACAAGATGTTCCAGGATTTGGATGTGTCGGTGATGGCTGTCACGGCGCCAATGTTTTTTGTGGCCTGCAAACTGATTTATGATTTCATCACCAGGGGCAAGACCGTCAACGTGGTGCCTCAGAATATCAGGATGGATATTCGTAAACTGGAGGATTTCCTGGCCGAGCAGCGTATCGAGTTTGTATTTATTCCTCCTTCGGTACTACCCTATTTCCAGAATAAATCACAGGCATTAAAGGTGGTGTTTACTGCTTCTGAGCGTGTGTCGGGTGTAGGCCCTAAGGGGTATAAGCTCGTCAACTACTGTGGTCAGACGGAGACGGCTGGCATCGGCTGCACGTTTATGATTGACAAACCCTACGACAATACGCCTATCGGTATCCCTGTAGAACCTTATATATATAGTGTACAGGATGAGGACGGCAACGAGGTGCCTTTCGGCGAGGAGGGAGAACTGTGTTATCGGGGCGACTTGACGCCTGGCTACTATAAGGACCCGGAGCGTACGGCACAACTGTATCGGGGCGGATGGCTTCATACAGGCGATATTGTCAGGGCTCGGCCAGACGGCAACCTGATATACGTGAACCGAAAGGACTGGATGGTGAAAATCAACGGGCAGCGCGTAGAACCGAGTGAGGTGGAGACGGTGTTCAAGAAGATTCCTGGCATCGACAACGCCATCGTCAAGGGTTTTACTTCTGGTAATAAGCGTCAGTATCTCTGCGGCTATTATATCTCGAAGACGGGCGTCACGGAGCAGGAAATCATCGACTACCTCACGTCGAAGTTGCCTGCCTACATGGTACCGGTCTATTTCGTGAAGATGGAGAGTTTTCCGCTCAACATGAACGGCAAGACCGACCGCAAGAGTCTGCAGTCGCCTGCTGTGGAGGACGACGTCATAGAGCGTGCGCCCTACGAGGCTCCTCAGAACGATACAGAGGCGAAGTTGTGTGCTGCCTTCGAACGTACACTGGGCCATACGCAGGTAGGTGTCAATGAGGACTTCTTCCTGATGGGTGGCGACAGCATCCGTGTGATGAAGTTGCAGACGCTGTGTGCCGACCTGTCTATCGACGCCCGAATGATTTATACGCATCGCACGCCACGCAGGATAGCCGAAGCCATCAGCAAGAAGGGCGAGTTCAGTTTTGAACGCCTGGCGGACTACCCACTGAGTCAGACGCAGTTGGGAATCTTTGCTGCATGCATGGCTCGACAGGGCGAGGTGGTCTATAACAACAGCACGCTTTTCAAACTGGCCCCCGGGCTGGATCTACCTCGTCTGGCAAAAGCCCTTGAGGCCGTAGTAGAGGCCCATCCCTTTGTGAAGACTCGCCTGTTTATCAACAGCAACGGCAATCCCCGTCAGCACAGGAATGATGACGAGAGTTATAGGCAGGAGATAGAATATGTTTCGGAAGAGGAATTTGACTATCTAAAGCCTCAACTGATGCAACCCTTTGACTTGCTTCATGACCAACTGTTCCGTATCCGTATCATTGCTACGCCGAAGAATGCCTATCTTTTCATGGACTTCCATCATGTTATCTTCGATGGAATGTCTATGGGCGTTGTACTATCCGACTTAGAGAAAGCTTATGATGGTGAGCATCTGGAAGGTGAGTCTTTCAGTGGCTTTGAGGTAGCGCAGGAGGAAGAGGCCCTACGACAAACAAAAACTTACAGTGATGCCAAAGAGTGGAACACAAATGTGTTTGGAAGTCTGGAAATCACATCCCTGCCCGTTGCCGACAGCAACGGACTTGCTACCACATTTGGAAAACAGGAGGCTGACCTGGGTTTGAGTGTACAAGAACTGAACGAGGCGTGCCAACGTTTTGGTGTGACTCCTAATGTATTTACGATTGCAGTCTTTGGTTATCTGTTGGGACACTATACCTATTCTCAAGAGTCTCTGTTCGCTACCATCTATCACGGTCGTCATGAATTAAGATTGGACCGTACTGTTTCGATGTTGGTAAAGACGTTGCCCGTCTATGAGAAATGGGACAAGCAGACAACGCTGAGAACATTGCTACAGACTATCAAAGAGCAACTGATGGGCAGCATGGCAAACGATATTTATTCGTTTGCCGAGCTCAGAGCCATGAATCACTATATTGGCAGTCAGATTCTCTTTGCCTATCAGGGCGACATCGAATTTCCAAACCGTATTGGCGGAGCGCCATACTGTCAGATACCTCTGATGGATAATGCCACCGGCGAGCAACTGGCATTCGAGATTTCCAGAAATGGCAACCAACTCACGCTTCATGCGGAATACCACAGCAACATCTATTCAGATGCTTTTGTGAAGAGGATTTTGCAAAGCTACATTCACCTGATTAAGACCTTTGCGGCTGTTGACAATGATGAGGTGACTTTGATGTCGCTTCCTCTTCTGTCGCATGAAGATATGGAGAATCTGCTAACCATGGGCTGCGGGAAGGAAGTCAAAAGAGATGCGTCAGAGACATTTATCCAGCTGTTCAAGCGCCAGGTTTCACACACTCCCGATGCGATAGCTGTTGTCGATAAGCTATCTTCTATCACTTACGCAGAACTGGACAGACAGTCTGACTGTCTGGCTGCATCACTTGTCAAGGCTGGAGTTGCTAACGACGCTTTTGTGGCACTGATGCTTCCACGCCGTAAAGAGTTTGTGATTGCTGTCCTCGCAGTATTCAAGGCTGGAGGCGCATATCTGTCGATGGACTCTGACTATCCACAGGCTCGTATTGACTTCATGTTGAACGACCTGAATGCCCGATTCCTGATAACCACCAGTAAACTGGCAGAGAAACATGATTTAAGGTCGAATGATAGTCAGCGACATATTATCTTATTAGATCATTTCGATTTTTCTTCTACTGTTTCGCCATTAGACTATAGTAGAGCGCAATCGCTGGCTTATATCATCTACACATCGGGCACTACAGGCAAACCTAAGGGTGTTATGATAGAACATCATTCGCTCTGTGCCATGCTGAATTGGCTGATTCCTATGGAAGAATTAAAGGCTGGAGACAAGTGTGCACTTCACCCCAGCTTCAGCTTTGACGCCTCAATACCTGACTTGTTTGGTCCACTTACATGTGGTGCACAGATTCATATCATATCATCGGCCATGCGTTATGACATAGTGGCTTTCAGCCGCTATCTTACCGACAACCAAATTACGGGTCTGACAATGAGTACGCAGATAGGAATGGAACTGCTTGAGAGTCAGGACCTGTCGCTACGCTATCTGTTCCTTGGAGGCGAGAATCTGCATGTCAACCGAAATACGGGTGTCAAGGTTATCAATGGTTACGGACCTACAGAATTTACGGTCTGTTCTTCTTATCACGTCGTTGATCCTGATTGTACATACGAGAATATTCCCATTGGGCATCCCGTTCCTGGCAGCAAGTCGCTGATTGTCGGTCCAGAAGGGCGTCTTGTCCCCTGGGGCGCTATGGGTGAGTTATGTCTGGTGGGACCGCAGTTGGCTCGTGGCTATTGGCAACGAGAGCAACAAACTCGTGAGCGTTTCGTCGACTGTCCCTTCCTGCCAGGCGAGAAGATGTATCGCACAGGCGATCTGGTGAAGTGGAGCCAGGACGGCGAACTGATATTCCACGGACGCATAGACAATCAGGTGAAGATTAATGGCTACAGAATAGAGCTGGGCGAAATAGAGAGCTGCATTAATAGTTTGCCTGGTATTCAGACGTCGGCAGTAATTGTGAACAAACATAACAACCTTCAGTACCTGATGGGCTTTTATGTTTCCGACAGCAGTGAGATGAGTCCAAAGGTATTACGCAAGAGTCTGACAGACTCACTGCCTTCTTATATGGTGCCCTCGAAGCTTGTACAACTGGAAAGAATGCCGATGACTCCCAATGGAAAAATTGATCATCGGCAGCTCACAGAACTGGCAACGAGTATGACATTGAGTCATGGTACTACAGAACCACCTTCAAATCAACGGGAGAAGGTCTTGCTCGACATCGTTAAGACGATATTGGGTATCGAACAGGTGGGTATTACTGATGACCTGACTCTGCTGGGGTTGTCATCACTCAATGCCATTAAACTGGCAGTATTGGCTAAGGAAGCCGACTTCAATCTGAAAGTCAATGACATACTCCGGTTAAAGACTATTAAGAAGATAGCAGCCCACAAAACCACTGTTGGCGACTGGGCTCAGGGCTACGATGCCTCGAAACCTGTTGCCGTGGTCGTTCAAGGACTCACTTCCTACCATTTGTTGCAGCCGCTGATCACCCGTTTATGTCAGCGCTATTCCGTCTTTGTCATCGAACCCCTTCAGGAGCATATCCGTACATTGTTTGCTGGCAAGAACAAGTCAGAAATAGTGGATGGCTATATTGAACTGATTCGCCATAGTCTCCCTGCTGATGCCAAGGTCAGCGTCTTCGTGGGCCATAGCTTTGGTGGCGAGTTCAGCTATCGTTGTGCAGTCAAGTGGCACGAGGAAACAAATCAGACTCCACGTGTGTTGCTGTTCGACACCTATTTCGATATCTCTAAGGTTGTTGGCAGGCTCCATCAAATGGAGGAGTATATCAATCCCATAGAGGATCATTCGCCCATGCCGTTCTATAGTGGTAGTGTGGATTATTTCGAAGCCACACAGATGGCAGACAAGGAACTGAAGTCTGATAGCGATGCCTCCTGGCGCCGCTTGTTGCCTCACCTCTGCGTCCATTCTGTGTCAACCAGCCACTTCCGTCTGTTGGATACAAATAACGTCAGCTTCTGTCTGTCGCAAATATAA
- a CDS encoding sensor histidine kinase: protein MEKQMENLRQQLKQQEKLASLGLLSAGIAHEIQNPLNFVINFSKMSNKLLSDLTEIVEDNEDKLSEDDREEVEDIVADLKENMSKIVEHGERAISIIQGILLISRGKENEFIPTDICHLVKEYVWLSYHAMRANDKSFNIAIRENYQEGLPPIMVIPQDLSRAVLNVMNNACYAVKKKAEATGADYQPEVTVCVKSDGKQLTISLADNGEGMSDEVKQHLYENFFTTKPVGQGTGLGMGITRDIVENKHGGKLSFESTLGQGTSFTFIIPIKN from the coding sequence ATGGAGAAGCAAATGGAAAACCTCAGGCAACAACTGAAGCAACAGGAGAAGCTGGCATCACTAGGACTGCTCAGCGCCGGCATTGCCCACGAGATTCAGAACCCCTTGAATTTCGTCATTAATTTCAGTAAGATGTCGAACAAGTTGCTGAGTGATCTGACTGAGATTGTAGAGGACAACGAAGATAAACTGAGTGAGGACGACCGTGAGGAGGTGGAGGATATCGTGGCCGACCTGAAAGAGAATATGTCTAAGATTGTGGAGCATGGCGAACGGGCCATCAGCATCATTCAGGGCATACTGCTCATTTCTCGTGGCAAGGAAAACGAGTTTATCCCGACGGACATCTGTCACCTGGTCAAGGAGTATGTGTGGCTGTCGTATCACGCCATGCGTGCCAACGATAAGAGTTTTAACATAGCTATCCGTGAGAACTATCAGGAGGGTCTGCCTCCGATTATGGTCATCCCACAGGATCTGAGTCGTGCCGTACTCAACGTGATGAACAATGCCTGCTATGCTGTAAAGAAGAAGGCCGAGGCAACGGGTGCTGACTATCAGCCGGAGGTAACGGTATGCGTGAAGTCGGACGGCAAGCAACTCACCATCTCGCTGGCCGACAATGGTGAGGGTATGAGCGACGAGGTGAAGCAGCATCTCTATGAGAATTTCTTTACCACCAAACCCGTAGGACAAGGCACTGGTCTTGGCATGGGCATCACACGCGATATCGTAGAAAACAAACACGGAGGCAAACTGTCGTTCGAGTCAACGCTGGGACAGGGCACGAGTTTCACTTTTATAATTCCAATTAAAAATTGA
- a CDS encoding sensor histidine kinase: MNKRLFILFALLTASTYSFTQGIPFLRNFSAEEYQAHNRNFDITTDDKGFVYVANFEGLLYYDQAEWRIIHTPNITRVTTLYRDRKGTIWAGGYNYLGFIESNDKGELMLHNAVKKGNFQGVVTRIWENGNQMVFQLEDGYGYTLSKGEVKEASQRLLETAPDNEFIDIGFGLKAQTTGANGVNILSNGQTAYLITEDNGLCSNAINKLAYNGKGILWGATNNGLFCIAVPTTYTHATAQEGLRGEVLSIIFHEGTLYVGTANGLFFMDGKFFRQVADMTHPCWQMITTPKGLLVATSNGLYLMKEKTVAERLNDHNTMSVKEAQGGFYTGESEGVFMNGDNGRREKIADLERVTHIYIDKKETIWLQNLYGIIWCKKQAEKAFHQVVLEGDKTVPGMIVPTNKELLTISANQTAPIPYPQMAYLDKDGATWLTNSDGRGLYCIKDGIKDKRFTQQLNAISEYNVRDMLFYDRDRLILGGDFGLITYKVKFSDPILDSSPKLFIRSVKLNGDSILWGGYGKMPSKLQRLSSDERNLEFTFALDNTILIKETRYRYRLNNQSWSAWDNEQEAKFPSLEPGRYTFEVQAMDAYGQVTQAEALKFEIQRPFYQRWYMMILYLVVVGILIYLLVRFRLHRLEKEKMRLESIVQERTAEVVKQKDEIEEKSKSLEQALKDLGEAQHELIRQEKMATAGKLTQGLIDRILNPMNYINNFSKLSCGLLKDLKANIEDEEEHMDKENFEDTLDVLEMLSQNLEKVEQHGLNTTRTLKAMEEILKDRTGGKMAIDLCSILRQDEEMLHNYFKEKIAAFNIQAPFSIPETSVNINGNPELISMTIMSILGNAMYALEKKAARTQYTPEVAVTLTQDDAFATITVRDNGIGIEESIIDKVCDPFFTTKPTGEAAGIGLYLSHEVIQDHGGDIQIASEKDNYTIITITLPILQN; this comes from the coding sequence ATGAATAAACGGCTCTTTATACTCTTCGCCCTTCTGACAGCCTCAACCTATTCTTTCACACAGGGAATTCCATTCCTGCGCAACTTTAGCGCTGAGGAGTATCAGGCGCACAACCGCAACTTCGACATCACCACAGACGACAAGGGGTTTGTGTATGTGGCCAACTTTGAAGGTCTGCTGTATTACGACCAGGCAGAATGGCGCATCATCCATACGCCCAACATCACCCGTGTGACGACCCTCTATCGCGACCGGAAGGGTACGATCTGGGCTGGCGGCTACAACTACCTGGGCTTCATAGAGAGCAACGACAAGGGTGAGCTGATGCTGCATAATGCCGTGAAGAAAGGTAATTTTCAGGGTGTGGTCACCAGGATTTGGGAGAACGGCAACCAGATGGTCTTCCAACTGGAGGACGGCTACGGCTACACGCTCAGTAAGGGCGAGGTGAAGGAGGCCTCGCAGCGCCTGCTGGAGACGGCGCCCGACAACGAGTTTATTGACATAGGATTCGGACTGAAGGCGCAGACAACGGGGGCCAACGGCGTGAATATTCTGAGCAACGGGCAGACGGCCTATCTGATTACGGAGGACAACGGTCTGTGCTCGAACGCTATCAATAAGTTGGCCTACAACGGCAAAGGCATCCTTTGGGGCGCCACGAACAACGGCCTGTTCTGCATCGCCGTACCTACTACCTACACGCATGCCACAGCGCAAGAGGGGCTCCGTGGCGAGGTACTGTCTATCATCTTTCATGAGGGAACGCTCTACGTGGGCACTGCCAACGGACTGTTTTTCATGGATGGAAAATTCTTCCGTCAGGTGGCCGATATGACCCACCCTTGCTGGCAAATGATTACCACACCCAAGGGATTGCTGGTGGCTACGAGCAACGGTCTGTACCTGATGAAGGAGAAGACGGTGGCCGAGCGACTGAACGACCACAACACCATGTCGGTGAAGGAGGCGCAGGGCGGATTCTATACTGGTGAGTCGGAGGGTGTGTTCATGAACGGCGACAACGGTCGCAGGGAGAAGATAGCCGACCTGGAGCGCGTGACACATATTTATATAGATAAGAAGGAGACCATCTGGCTGCAGAATCTGTATGGCATCATCTGGTGCAAGAAGCAGGCAGAGAAGGCGTTCCATCAGGTGGTGCTGGAGGGCGACAAGACCGTGCCGGGCATGATTGTGCCAACGAACAAGGAACTGCTCACCATCAGTGCCAACCAGACAGCCCCCATCCCCTACCCTCAGATGGCTTATCTGGACAAGGACGGGGCCACATGGCTCACAAATAGCGACGGACGAGGGCTTTACTGCATCAAGGATGGCATCAAGGACAAGCGATTCACGCAGCAGTTGAACGCTATCAGCGAATATAATGTACGCGATATGTTGTTCTACGACAGGGACAGGCTCATCTTGGGTGGCGACTTTGGTCTGATTACCTATAAGGTGAAATTCTCTGACCCCATACTGGATAGCAGTCCAAAACTGTTTATCCGCAGCGTCAAGCTGAATGGCGACAGCATCTTGTGGGGTGGCTACGGTAAGATGCCAAGCAAGTTGCAGAGACTCAGCAGCGATGAGCGCAACCTGGAGTTTACCTTCGCACTGGACAACACCATCCTGATCAAGGAGACACGCTATCGCTACAGGTTGAACAATCAGTCGTGGTCGGCATGGGACAACGAGCAGGAGGCTAAGTTCCCAAGTCTGGAACCAGGAAGATACACCTTCGAGGTGCAGGCGATGGATGCCTACGGACAGGTGACGCAGGCAGAAGCCCTGAAATTTGAGATTCAGCGGCCGTTCTACCAGCGATGGTACATGATGATTCTCTACCTGGTTGTGGTTGGTATCCTGATCTACCTCCTCGTACGTTTCCGTCTGCACCGGTTGGAGAAGGAAAAGATGCGTCTGGAGAGTATTGTGCAGGAGCGCACGGCCGAGGTGGTCAAACAGAAGGACGAGATTGAAGAGAAGTCAAAGAGTCTGGAGCAGGCCCTCAAAGACCTGGGCGAGGCGCAGCACGAACTGATTCGTCAGGAGAAGATGGCTACGGCCGGTAAACTGACGCAGGGCTTGATTGACCGCATTCTCAACCCGATGAACTATATCAATAATTTCTCGAAACTGTCGTGCGGACTGCTGAAAGACCTCAAGGCGAATATCGAGGACGAGGAGGAGCACATGGACAAGGAGAACTTCGAGGACACGCTGGATGTGCTGGAGATGTTGAGTCAGAACCTGGAGAAGGTGGAACAGCACGGACTGAACACCACACGCACGCTGAAGGCGATGGAGGAAATCCTGAAAGACCGCACGGGTGGCAAGATGGCAATAGACCTCTGTAGTATTCTGAGACAGGACGAAGAGATGCTACACAACTATTTCAAGGAGAAGATTGCTGCGTTCAACATCCAGGCACCTTTCTCTATACCTGAGACAAGTGTCAATATCAATGGTAATCCAGAGCTGATCAGTATGACCATCATGAGTATTCTAGGCAATGCGATGTATGCGCTGGAGAAGAAAGCAGCACGCACGCAATATACGCCGGAGGTGGCTGTCACGCTGACTCAGGACGACGCGTTTGCTACCATCACCGTTCGCGACAACGGTATCGGCATAGAGGAAAGCATCATTGACAAGGTCTGCGACCCCTTCTTCACCACGAAGCCAACGGGTGAGGCAGCAGGTATCGGTCTCTATCTGAGTCATGAAGTGATACAGGATCACGGTGGCGACATCCAGATAGCGTCCGAGAAAGATAATTATACAATAATAACCATTACGTTACCAATTCTTCAAAACTGA
- a CDS encoding PP2C family protein-serine/threonine phosphatase, with amino-acid sequence MPTKILSVDDEMDLELLLTQYFRRKIRKGEYEFHFAHNGVEALTMMLQHKDFDIILSDINMPEMDGLTLLTKINEMQNPAMKCIMVSAYGDMGNIRQAMNNGAFDFATKPIDLDDLSVTIEKAIEQINYIKESQKEHSQLESLKTDLAVAGEIQQAILPRVFPPFPEFEAILDVAASMTPAKDVGGDFYDFFRIDEDRIGFVMADVSGKGVPAAIFMAVSRTLIRAIGMQGIAPNEVMTRANELLCKESVNCMFVTVFYAIYNTKTGEVNYCNAGHNSPYLLHASGQVEALPMSNNCMIGAIEGLDFSANTLQLQQGDMLVMYTDGVNEAVNNALEEYSEPRLKQTLEALKGLNCQETISNILASVKAFTDGAPQSDDITLLSFKRK; translated from the coding sequence ATGCCAACAAAAATTCTTAGTGTCGATGACGAGATGGACCTCGAGTTGCTCTTGACACAATATTTCAGAAGAAAGATCCGTAAAGGAGAGTACGAGTTCCACTTTGCTCACAATGGTGTGGAAGCACTGACCATGATGCTTCAGCACAAAGATTTTGATATCATACTGAGCGATATCAACATGCCGGAGATGGACGGACTGACGCTGCTAACGAAAATCAATGAGATGCAGAACCCTGCCATGAAGTGTATCATGGTGAGTGCCTATGGCGACATGGGGAATATCCGTCAGGCCATGAACAACGGTGCGTTCGACTTTGCCACAAAGCCTATAGACCTGGACGACCTGAGTGTCACCATTGAGAAGGCTATCGAGCAGATTAATTATATCAAAGAGTCACAAAAGGAGCACTCGCAACTGGAGTCGCTGAAGACCGACCTGGCTGTGGCTGGCGAGATACAGCAGGCCATACTGCCCAGGGTGTTCCCTCCGTTCCCTGAGTTTGAGGCTATCCTCGACGTGGCTGCCTCGATGACACCTGCGAAGGACGTGGGTGGCGACTTCTACGACTTCTTCCGCATTGATGAAGACAGGATTGGATTCGTGATGGCCGACGTGAGTGGTAAGGGTGTGCCGGCAGCCATCTTCATGGCTGTGAGTCGTACGCTGATACGTGCTATCGGCATGCAGGGCATAGCACCCAACGAGGTGATGACACGGGCCAACGAACTGCTCTGCAAGGAGTCGGTGAACTGCATGTTTGTCACCGTGTTCTACGCTATCTACAACACGAAGACGGGCGAGGTGAACTACTGTAACGCCGGGCACAACTCGCCCTACCTGCTCCATGCCAGCGGACAGGTGGAGGCGCTGCCTATGAGCAATAACTGCATGATTGGTGCTATAGAGGGACTGGACTTCAGCGCCAACACGCTGCAACTGCAGCAGGGCGACATGCTGGTGATGTATACCGACGGTGTGAACGAGGCCGTGAACAATGCCCTGGAGGAGTATAGTGAGCCCCGACTGAAACAGACGCTGGAGGCGCTGAAGGGACTGAACTGTCAGGAGACCATTAGCAATATCCTGGCTAGTGTGAAGGCCTTTACCGACGGCGCACCTCAGAGTGACGACATCACCTTATTATCATTTAAACGAAAGTAA